In a single window of the Gossypium hirsutum isolate 1008001.06 chromosome D02, Gossypium_hirsutum_v2.1, whole genome shotgun sequence genome:
- the LOC107908181 gene encoding uncharacterized protein, which yields MRGKAELQSKFKKYMSKPMTKAELQSKLRHYMSKPKRALHKARDIYVKSLEGCASKVGHGGVLGCPAAAPQVSQLPKSFNFNYSKPNNEEKFLNFLETMSKKRSMESNLQEQEEEQRQMKDQHGRFNRSYSINVGLARIDEDQPCYFDEEEDDAVFARSRSCTYKRYHY from the coding sequence ATGAGGGGCAAAGCAGAGTTGCAAAGCAAGTTCAAGAAATACATGTCAAAGCCGATGACCAAAGCAGAGTTACAGAGCAAGCTGAGGCACTACATGTCCAAACCCAAGAGAGCTTTACACAAGGCAAGAGACATTTACGTCAAAAGTTTGGAAGGTTGCGCTAGCAAGGTCGGCCACGGCGGAGTTCTCGGATGCCCCGCCGCCGCACCCCAAGTTTCACAGTTGCCCAAGAGTTTCAACTTCAACTATTCGAAGCCCAACAACGAAGAgaagttcttgaatttcttggaaACCATGTCGAAGAAAAGATCAATGGAGTCGAATTTGCAGGAACAAGAAGAAGAGCAAAGGCAAATGAAAGATCAGCACGGTCGGTTCAACAGAAGTTATAGTATAAACGTTGGCCTAGCCAGGATTGACGAGGATCAACCCTGTTACttcgatgaagaagaagatgatgctGTGTTTGCTAGAAGCAGAAGCTGTACTTACAAGAGATACCATTATTAA
- the LOC107908828 gene encoding protein SOB FIVE-LIKE 5, producing the protein MDDYGLFATECNSGYESGWTNYLDHSFLSANPSSNDFKDSNDRGNKEEVVEEEEEDLSMISDASSGPPPHFFYEINGCFNGDDDHDDDQYHYPLPQVAALDKNGAKQQVPPSCLDDTATSSPLINFSKTYDEVSMESVFDYPLQGFSATHFMGGPAFRDHYGFYQYSPYGNQLQTNQWF; encoded by the exons atggatGACTATGGTTTGTTTGCCACAGAATGTAATAGTGGTTATGAATCTGGTTGGACTAATTACTTAGACCACTCTTTCCTGTCTGCAAATCCTTCAAGCAATGATTTCAAAGATAGCAATGATAGAGGTAATAAAGAAGAGgttgttgaagaagaagaagaagacctTTCCATGATTTCTGATGCATCTTCTGGACCTCCACCACATTTCTTCTATGAAATTAATGGCTGCTTCAATGGTGATGATGATCATGATGATGACCAGTATCATTATCCCTTACCCCAAGTTGCTGCATTGGATAAAAATGGTGCTAAACAACAAGTACCGCCTTCTTGTCTTGATGATACTGCCACCAGCTCTCCTCTTATAAATTTCTCCAAG ACCTATGATGAAGTTTCAATGGAGAGTGTATTTGATTATCCCCTACAGGGATTCTCTGCAACACACTTTATG GGAGGGCCGGCATTCCGTGACCACTATGGTTTTTATCAGTACTCTCCATATGGAAACCAGCTACAAACTAACCA ATGGTTTTAA
- the LOC121214834 gene encoding DNA-directed RNA polymerases IV and V subunit 3B-like: protein MILFFDIDPNTQQVVVVDPEAYTYDDEVLKKAEAMGKPGLVEIYAKEDSFIFTVESTGAIKASQLVLNAIEILKQKLDAVRLS, encoded by the exons ATGATCTTATTCTTTGACATTGACCCAAATACCCAACAG gTTGTGGTGGTTGATCCAGAGGCGTATACCTATGACGATGAGGTGCTAAAGAAAGCTGAAGCTATGGGCAAGCCAGGTCTTGTGGAGATATATGCCAAAGAAGACAGTTTCATCTTTACAGTTGAATCCACTGGTGCGATCAAAGCTTCTCAGTTGGTTCTTAATGCTATAGAAATCTTGAAACAGAAGCTGGATGCAGTTCGCCTGTCTTAA
- the LOC107908829 gene encoding cyclin-D1-1: MPLRPSISRIFIITIIQMSLSHSHSTPLNSSSVSAASLSCGEDAGEVVTWEPEPFSGHHDKYYPNPDENAISRLIDSESHHMPLPDYLRRCQDRSVDVISRQDSINWMLKVHAHYHFSPVTAFLTVNYFDRYLSSYSLPQANGWPFQLLSVACLSLAAKMEEPQVPLLLDLQVFEPRFVFEPKTIQRMELRVMAALNWRLCSVTPFDYLHYFISKLPSCSTRLSDSFSSIIAASSDLILNTTRVIDFLRFAPSTMAAAALLCATGDSLECPARDVFFHESVNREMVRSCHQLMEEYLVDTCPSARFKELRVEQPSTSPPSPVGVLDAAACGSCDTRSEIPGCSSSQEEPPPKRFRSSDPDVQQP; this comes from the exons ATGCCGTTGCGGCCGTCCATCAGCCGCATCTTTATCATCACCATCATCCAAATGTCCCTCTCTCACTCTCACTCAACTCCCTTGAACAGTTCCTCTGTCTCCGCTGCTAGTTTGTCTTGCGGTGAGGACGCCGGTGAAGTGGTAACCTGGGAACCCGAACCGTTTTCCGGCCACCATGACAAGTATTATCCCAATCCCGATGAGAATGCCATTTCAAGACTCATCGACTCGGAATCCCATCATATGCCTTTACCCGATTATCTCCGCCGTTGCCAGGACCGTTCCGTCGACGTTATATCCCGTCAAGACTCCATTAATTGGATGCTAAAG GTGCATGCACACTATCATTTCAGTCCAGTAACGGCGTTCCTCACCGTCAACTACTTCGATCGTTACCTCTCTTCTTACTCACTTCcg CAAGCAAATGGGTGGCCGTTTCAGCTTCTATCAGTGGCGTGTTTATCATTGGCAGCGAAAATGGAAGAACCCCAAGTGCCATTGTTACTGGACCTTCAAGTATTCGAACCCAGATTCGTTTTCGAACCTAAAACCATCCAAAGAATGGAGCTTCGTGTAATGGCTGCTCTTAATTGGagattatgttcggtaactccctTTGATTATCTCCATTACTTCATCTCTAAGCTCCCTTCTTGCTCGACCCGATTATCCGATTCGTTTTCTTCTATTATCGCTGCTTCTTCGGATCTCATTCTCAACACCACCCGTG TAATTGATTTCCTCCGATTTGCGCCGTCGACGATGGCAGCCGCCGCCTTGCTTTGTGCTACCGGAGACAGTTTGGAATGTCCGGCTCGTGACGTTTTTTTTCACGAGAGTGTAAACAGA GAAATGGTGAGAAGCTGTCACCAACTAATGGAGGAATACCTCGTCGACACATGTCCATCTGCTCGATTCAAGGAGTTAAGAGTCGAGCAGCCGTCAACCTCGCCACCAAGCCCAGTCGGCGTGCTCGACGCGGCCGCTTGCGGCAGTTGTGACACGCGCTCCGAAATTCCCGGCTGTAGCAGCAGCCAAGAAGAGCCGCCACCCAAGCGGTTTCGGTCCTCTGATCCGGATGTACAGCAACCGTAG